Proteins encoded in a region of the Stieleria neptunia genome:
- a CDS encoding aldehyde dehydrogenase family protein, whose amino-acid sequence MITLQPLRWGKPYESMEIKDVVHFDTGEPIAKFGSVGGGIVARDMKQAHKARAALLKHSTADLIAMSKKAAELFENAELPVGDSMQSVDQFVHQQSASTGLPEHMCRSNLKKNSFVLSHIDEILDCLTRGLDLNILSNGYGEEGRGVIVSYQAQTPVLGAILPNNSPGVHTLWLPAIPLQIGLALKPGSQEPWTPYRMVSAFIQAGVPAEAFGLYPGGHDAGGAIMTKTPRSMIFGSAETVAQHAGNPRVQAHGPGWSKILIGDDVVDDWELYLDVMVESVLSNSGRSCINCSGIWASRHTREIAQAIAERIGPVDVLPPTDDNAQLAAFTVPAMATGTHAMVQQDLAESGVTDMTAEFGDKLIEREHCAYLRPMVVHADSPDRGVAMKEYMFPFVSVVECPQAEMLRRIGPTLVGTVLTKDPELVAAAGACVDIDRVNFGPIPTNRLNWLQPHEGNIIDFLFRSRAYQVADLPVAATA is encoded by the coding sequence ATGATCACACTGCAACCGCTTCGCTGGGGCAAGCCCTACGAATCGATGGAAATCAAGGACGTCGTTCACTTTGACACCGGGGAACCGATTGCAAAGTTCGGCAGCGTCGGTGGCGGCATCGTCGCCCGTGATATGAAGCAGGCTCACAAGGCTCGCGCCGCACTGCTGAAACACTCGACGGCCGATCTGATCGCGATGTCGAAAAAGGCGGCCGAGCTGTTTGAGAACGCCGAACTACCCGTCGGCGATTCGATGCAATCGGTCGACCAGTTCGTGCACCAGCAATCGGCCAGTACCGGATTGCCGGAGCACATGTGTCGCTCGAACTTGAAAAAGAACAGCTTTGTCCTCAGTCACATCGACGAGATCTTGGATTGTCTGACCCGTGGCTTGGATCTCAACATCCTCAGCAACGGTTATGGTGAAGAAGGCCGAGGGGTGATCGTCAGCTACCAGGCACAAACGCCGGTGTTGGGCGCCATTTTGCCGAACAATTCACCGGGGGTTCACACCCTGTGGCTGCCGGCGATCCCGCTGCAAATCGGCTTGGCCCTGAAACCGGGCTCGCAAGAACCGTGGACACCGTACCGCATGGTGTCGGCGTTCATCCAAGCCGGTGTTCCCGCCGAGGCGTTCGGTTTGTATCCCGGTGGGCACGACGCCGGCGGTGCGATCATGACCAAAACGCCTCGCAGCATGATTTTTGGAAGCGCCGAAACCGTCGCCCAGCACGCCGGCAATCCCCGCGTGCAAGCCCACGGACCGGGTTGGTCAAAGATCTTGATCGGCGACGATGTGGTCGATGATTGGGAATTGTATTTGGACGTGATGGTCGAAAGTGTGCTCAGCAATTCGGGTCGCTCCTGCATCAACTGCAGCGGGATCTGGGCCAGTCGACACACCCGCGAAATCGCCCAAGCGATTGCCGAGCGGATCGGCCCGGTCGATGTGTTGCCGCCGACCGATGACAACGCTCAGTTGGCTGCCTTCACGGTTCCCGCCATGGCGACCGGAACCCATGCGATGGTCCAGCAAGACCTGGCCGAGAGCGGTGTCACCGACATGACGGCCGAATTCGGTGACAAACTGATCGAGCGCGAGCACTGTGCCTACCTGCGGCCGATGGTCGTCCACGCCGATTCGCCGGACCGCGGCGTCGCGATGAAGGAATACATGTTCCCCTTCGTCAGCGTCGTCGAATGCCCCCAAGCAGAAATGCTGCGTCGCATCGGCCCGACACTTGTCGGAACCGTGCTGACCAAAGACCCGGAACTGGTCGCCGCGGCAGGGGCCTGTGTCGACATCGATCGCGTGAACTTCGGGCCGATCCCGACCAATCGCCTGAACTGGTTGCAGCCGCACGAAGGAAACATCATCGATTTCCTGTTCCGTTCGCGAGCCTACCAGGTGGCCGATCTGCCCGTCGCTGCGACGGCGTAG
- a CDS encoding ABC transporter ATP-binding protein gives MVDCMQVVQLNNISLRYDHDNVMDEISVSVHEGEYVVILGASGCGKTSLLRMIAGLIAPTSGTIFLSGRDVTRVAPRHRDVALVPQQAGVYPHWPIGRSIGMGVRGRLSRADREQRIREAAQMVDLESLLDRLPEQLSGGQLRRAAVAKAIASRASVRLLDEPLSAIDANLRFQIEKDLLRLHHQSPGVTLHVTHDGAEAMRLASRVAVIEDGRIAQFDTPEQLRTRPATPGVASALGRSALITIPVTQIDGAWVSEDGRRVGGPDAATGSSAVLGYYEEDLQPLEKAESGEGSAIAGRWFDHQRNATVDHDRIFWFVG, from the coding sequence ATGGTTGATTGTATGCAGGTCGTCCAGCTAAACAACATTTCTCTCCGATACGACCACGACAACGTCATGGATGAAATCAGCGTTTCGGTCCATGAGGGCGAATATGTCGTGATTTTGGGAGCCAGTGGCTGCGGGAAGACTTCACTACTGAGAATGATCGCCGGGCTGATTGCCCCGACGTCCGGAACCATTTTTTTGAGCGGCCGCGATGTGACCCGGGTGGCACCCCGACATCGCGACGTCGCCCTGGTGCCCCAGCAGGCCGGCGTTTACCCCCATTGGCCTATCGGCCGATCAATCGGAATGGGGGTCCGAGGACGCCTCTCCCGCGCCGATCGCGAGCAACGGATTCGAGAAGCGGCGCAGATGGTGGACCTGGAATCGCTTTTGGACCGGCTGCCGGAACAGCTCAGCGGTGGGCAATTGCGCCGCGCGGCGGTCGCGAAGGCGATTGCCAGCCGAGCCTCGGTGAGATTGCTGGACGAACCCCTTTCGGCGATCGATGCCAATTTACGGTTCCAGATCGAAAAGGATCTTCTGCGACTGCACCACCAATCGCCGGGCGTCACCCTTCACGTGACCCACGATGGCGCCGAGGCGATGCGCCTGGCCAGCCGGGTTGCGGTGATCGAAGACGGCAGAATTGCGCAGTTCGACACGCCGGAGCAGTTGCGAACTCGCCCCGCCACCCCCGGAGTCGCTTCGGCACTCGGTCGATCGGCCCTGATCACCATACCGGTCACGCAAATCGACGGGGCCTGGGTGTCCGAAGACGGCCGGCGTGTTGGTGGCCCCGACGCGGCGACCGGTTCATCGGCGGTGCTGGGCTATTACGAGGAAGACCTGCAGCCGCTTGAGAAGGCTGAATCGGGAGAGGGTTCGGCGATTGCCGGCCGCTGGTTCGACCACCAGCGAAACGCGACCGTGGATCACGATCGCATTTTCTGGTTTGTCGGCTGA
- the msrB gene encoding peptide-methionine (R)-S-oxide reductase MsrB — MNHSIHHVDAKRGFVFLLVAILVAIGLRQADSQDAVTAESVAEAADAGGANADASAAIESDSEADEIDDPPYTPKTVSQLQKALSPIQFKVTQNEETEPAFRNKYWDNKKEGLYRCIVCGQSLFTSETKFKSGTGWPSFYDPISKDRIGMKLDFRLIYPRQEVHCSRCEAHLGHVFNDGPQDKTGKRYCLNSAALRFEEASEKSTSAKDKKR; from the coding sequence ATGAATCATTCCATCCATCACGTCGATGCCAAGCGGGGGTTCGTCTTCCTGTTGGTAGCCATCCTGGTCGCGATCGGGTTGCGGCAGGCCGACAGCCAGGATGCCGTCACCGCAGAATCCGTGGCCGAGGCGGCAGACGCTGGGGGGGCGAACGCCGATGCGTCGGCGGCGATTGAGTCGGACAGCGAAGCGGACGAAATCGACGACCCGCCCTACACTCCCAAGACCGTCTCGCAGCTCCAAAAGGCTCTCAGTCCGATTCAGTTCAAAGTCACCCAGAACGAAGAGACCGAACCGGCGTTCCGAAACAAGTATTGGGACAACAAGAAAGAAGGCCTGTACCGGTGCATTGTGTGCGGCCAGTCACTGTTCACCAGTGAGACCAAGTTCAAGTCGGGAACCGGCTGGCCGAGCTTTTACGACCCGATCAGCAAGGACCGCATCGGGATGAAGCTCGATTTCCGGCTCATCTATCCGCGTCAAGAAGTGCATTGCAGTCGTTGCGAAGCCCACTTGGGACATGTCTTCAATGACGGCCCCCAAGACAAAACGGGCAAGCGCTATTGTTTGAACAGCGCCGCGCTGCGGTTCGAAGAGGCCTCGGAGAAATCGACGTCTGCGAAAGACAAGAAACGTTAG